A genomic region of Zalophus californianus isolate mZalCal1 chromosome 1, mZalCal1.pri.v2, whole genome shotgun sequence contains the following coding sequences:
- the LOC113917199 gene encoding NADH dehydrogenase [ubiquinone] 1 alpha subcomplex subunit 1-like, with protein MWFETLPRIGIMAVCLVIPCIATAHIHRFSNGDKEKRVAYYPYPWSLMQRDRWVSGVNRYYVSKGLENID; from the exons ATGTGGTTCGAGACCCTGCCCAGGATCGGCATCATGGCCGTGTGCTTGGTCATCCCTTGCATAGCCACGGCGCACATCCACAGGTTCAGTAACGGGGACAAGGAAAAAAGGGTTGCCTATTATCCATATCCGTGGAGTTTGATGCAAAGAGATAG GTGGGTCTCTGGAGTTAATCGTTACTATGTGTCAAAGGGTTTGGAGAATATAGATTAA
- the FANCD2OS gene encoding FANCD2 opposite strand protein isoform X1, which translates to MSSTLLKMNFTVLQTMVEESTFHSISWAITGWDGIRSTAVTFCGRREKGQRNILGWKEKGTANAMPLTIIGLSMAGYQLWSPWTPLDESFQWLRHTTPTPSSKHPFRASPCFPHTPSDLEVQLCFQEVTLVLDSPFLEPGVSPKLPCHTSELRTMNNKKGLVRKPQPVRLSGVDSVFGRVITAQPPKWTGTFRVSDKSAFCKIISRENQWPTGLKEPQIQMTVAMCKQMLRSILLLYATYKKCTFALQHSK; encoded by the exons ATGTCAtcaactcttttaaaaatgaactttactGTCTTACAAACTATGGTGGAGGAGTCAACTTTTCACAGCATTTCCTGGGCAATTACTGGATGGGATGGGATCAGATCTACTGCTGTTACCTtttgtgggagaagagagaaggggcagagaaatATACTTGGctggaaagaaaagggaactgCTAATGCTATGCCCCTTACCATAATag GACTGTCAATGGCAGGATACCAGCTCTGGTCACCATGGACCCCACTGGACGAGAGCTTCCAATGGCTGCGGCACACAACACCTACACCTTCTTCAAAGCATCCCTTTAGGGCTTCCCCCTGCTTCCCACATACCCCTTCTGACCTTGAAGTGCAGCTGTGCTTTCAAGAGGTCACTCTAGTCCTAGATAGCCCATTTCTGGAGCCTGGGGTGAGTCCCAAGTTACCCTGCCACACATCAGAGCTCCGAACCATGAACAACAAGAAAGGGCTGGTCAGGAAGCCCCAGCCTGTCCGCCTCAGTGGAGTGGATTCCGTGTTTGGCAGGGTCATCACAGCTCAGCCACCAAAATGGACTGGGACCTTCAGAGTTTCAGACAAATCAGCCTTTTGCAAAATCATCAGCCGGGAGAACCAGTGGCCCACTGGACTTAAGGAACCTCAGATTCAGATGACAGTGGCCATGTGCAAACAGATGCTGCGCTCTATCCTCTTACTGTATGCAACATACAAGAAGTGCACCTTTGCCTTGCAACACTCCAAGTAA
- the FANCD2OS gene encoding FANCD2 opposite strand protein isoform X2, whose amino-acid sequence MRPGNSSRHSGACGPRSSAGLSMAGYQLWSPWTPLDESFQWLRHTTPTPSSKHPFRASPCFPHTPSDLEVQLCFQEVTLVLDSPFLEPGVSPKLPCHTSELRTMNNKKGLVRKPQPVRLSGVDSVFGRVITAQPPKWTGTFRVSDKSAFCKIISRENQWPTGLKEPQIQMTVAMCKQMLRSILLLYATYKKCTFALQHSK is encoded by the exons ATGCGGCCCGGAAACAGCAGCCGCCACTCTGGAGCTTGCGGCCCGCGGAGTTCAGCAG GACTGTCAATGGCAGGATACCAGCTCTGGTCACCATGGACCCCACTGGACGAGAGCTTCCAATGGCTGCGGCACACAACACCTACACCTTCTTCAAAGCATCCCTTTAGGGCTTCCCCCTGCTTCCCACATACCCCTTCTGACCTTGAAGTGCAGCTGTGCTTTCAAGAGGTCACTCTAGTCCTAGATAGCCCATTTCTGGAGCCTGGGGTGAGTCCCAAGTTACCCTGCCACACATCAGAGCTCCGAACCATGAACAACAAGAAAGGGCTGGTCAGGAAGCCCCAGCCTGTCCGCCTCAGTGGAGTGGATTCCGTGTTTGGCAGGGTCATCACAGCTCAGCCACCAAAATGGACTGGGACCTTCAGAGTTTCAGACAAATCAGCCTTTTGCAAAATCATCAGCCGGGAGAACCAGTGGCCCACTGGACTTAAGGAACCTCAGATTCAGATGACAGTGGCCATGTGCAAACAGATGCTGCGCTCTATCCTCTTACTGTATGCAACATACAAGAAGTGCACCTTTGCCTTGCAACACTCCAAGTAA
- the FANCD2OS gene encoding FANCD2 opposite strand protein isoform X3 has product MAGYQLWSPWTPLDESFQWLRHTTPTPSSKHPFRASPCFPHTPSDLEVQLCFQEVTLVLDSPFLEPGVSPKLPCHTSELRTMNNKKGLVRKPQPVRLSGVDSVFGRVITAQPPKWTGTFRVSDKSAFCKIISRENQWPTGLKEPQIQMTVAMCKQMLRSILLLYATYKKCTFALQHSK; this is encoded by the coding sequence ATGGCAGGATACCAGCTCTGGTCACCATGGACCCCACTGGACGAGAGCTTCCAATGGCTGCGGCACACAACACCTACACCTTCTTCAAAGCATCCCTTTAGGGCTTCCCCCTGCTTCCCACATACCCCTTCTGACCTTGAAGTGCAGCTGTGCTTTCAAGAGGTCACTCTAGTCCTAGATAGCCCATTTCTGGAGCCTGGGGTGAGTCCCAAGTTACCCTGCCACACATCAGAGCTCCGAACCATGAACAACAAGAAAGGGCTGGTCAGGAAGCCCCAGCCTGTCCGCCTCAGTGGAGTGGATTCCGTGTTTGGCAGGGTCATCACAGCTCAGCCACCAAAATGGACTGGGACCTTCAGAGTTTCAGACAAATCAGCCTTTTGCAAAATCATCAGCCGGGAGAACCAGTGGCCCACTGGACTTAAGGAACCTCAGATTCAGATGACAGTGGCCATGTGCAAACAGATGCTGCGCTCTATCCTCTTACTGTATGCAACATACAAGAAGTGCACCTTTGCCTTGCAACACTCCAAGTAA
- the BRK1 gene encoding protein BRICK1 → MAGQEDPVQREIHQDWANREYIEVITSSIKKIADFLNSFDMSCRSRLATLNEKLTALERRIEYIEARVTKGETLT, encoded by the exons ATGGCGGGTCAAGAGGATCCGGTGCAGCGGGAGATTCACCAGGACTGGGCGAACCGGGAATACATAGAAGTCATCACCAGCAGCATCAAGAAAATCGCGGACTTTCTCAACTCGTTTG ATATGTCTTGTCGTTCAAGACTTGCAACACTGAACGAGAAATTGACAGCCCTTGAACGGAGAATAGAGTACATTGAAGCACGG GTGACAAAAGGTGAGACCCTCACCTAG